One genomic segment of Hordeum vulgare subsp. vulgare chromosome 2H, MorexV3_pseudomolecules_assembly, whole genome shotgun sequence includes these proteins:
- the LOC123427191 gene encoding LOW QUALITY PROTEIN: probable leucine-rich repeat receptor-like protein kinase At5g63930 (The sequence of the model RefSeq protein was modified relative to this genomic sequence to represent the inferred CDS: inserted 1 base in 1 codon): MGPGTASASWGLQLGVVLVFLLASGCQGLSHEGWLLLGLKSQMIDTYNHLDNWNPRDPSPCAWRGVNCSSSSSSRLAVVSLNVSNMNLSGTVGPGIGGLTELTSLDLSFNEFSGTIPPDIGNCSKLVLLNLNNNNFDGTIPPELGKLVMLTGCNLCNNRLHGPIPDEIGNMSSLQDLVGYSNNLSGSIPHSIGKLKNLKTIRLGQNLISGSIPAEIGECRNLTVFGLAQNKLEGPLPKEIGRLGLMTDLILWGNQLSGPIPSEIGNCTNLRTVALYDNDLVGPIPATIGNITYLEKLYLYRNSINGTIPSEIGKLSFAEEVDFSENFLTGGIPKEFGNIPGLYLLYLFQNQLTGFIPSELCGLRNLSKLDLSINSLTGPIPAGFQYMTKLIQLQLFNNMLSGDIPPRFGIYSRLWVVDFSNNNITGQIPRDLCRQSNLILLNLGSNKLTGNIPHRITSCKSLVQLRLSDNSLTGSFSTDLCNLVNLTTIELARNKFNGPIPPQIGNCNTLQRLNLANNYFTSELPREIGNLSKLVVFNISSNRLGGSIPLEIFNCTTLQRLDLSQNSFEGSLPNEVGRLPQLELLSFADNRLSGQMPPILGKLSHLTALQIGGNRFSGGIPKELGLLSSLQIAMNLSYNNLSGNIPSELGSLALLESLFLNNNNLTGEIPDTFVNLSSLLQLNVSYNNLTGTLPPVPLFDNMVVTSFIGNRGLCGGQLGKCGSESPASSQLSDSVSRPMGKIIAIIAAIIGGVSLILIAILLHHMRKPLETVAPLQDKQILSAGSNIPVSAKDAYTFQELVSATNNFDDSCVIGRGACGTVYKAVLKPGQIIAVKKLASNREGSNTDNSFRAEIMTLGKIRHRNIVKLYGFIYHQGANLLLYEYMPRGSLGELLHGQSSSSLDWEIRFTIALGAAEGLSYLHHDCKPRIIHRDIKSNNILLDENFEAHVGDFGLAKVIDMPISKSMSAIAGSYGYIAPEYAYTMKVTEKSDIYSYGVVLLELLTGRAPVQPIELGGDLVTWAKNYIRDNSLGPGIFDSNLDLEDKAVVDHMIEVLKIALLCSNLSPYERPPMRHVVVMLSESKDRARASSASSPASDRSSKKDSSSSVQNLSQLSELMNVLWPLGPGLQGHSTRSNKPPPSDQRQXTMAAEDAGSQHPHVVLFPFLARGHIPAFLRLAGLLHELRPGITVTLVSTARILASLSLPPTHPPIRLHALPFAPADHGLPPGADSLADLHVHQFIAFFQASESLRPAFEGFVSGIRSPVCIVADAFFGWTADVARAHRAFHATFLTGGAFGFAVFFSVWEHLPHTRAAGDEFPLPDFPSVVLHRTQIPRYILAATGADPWSAFFRRVISFCRKTDAVLVNTVQELESSGLDMLRRTFGVQPWAVGPILAAPTTPSASHDDAGIFRWLDAHPPRSVLYISFGSQNSINADQMTELARGLEASGRPFLWVLRPPLGLDAKDGFKPEWLPAGFEERTAEANRGLLVRGWAPQVRILAHPSTGAFMSHCGWNSILESLCHGVPVIGWPLGAEQFFNAMVAVEWGVCVEVARGNMETSVVAMAAVADAVGTVMGETEKGGEMRRNAGVIARAMVAAWEGPRGSSAVSLEGFLGCVETSVR, encoded by the exons ATGGGCCCTGGGACGGCATCGGCGTCCTGGGGTTTGCAACTCGGCGTGGTGCTGGTCTTTCTGCTGGCCTCTGGCTGCCAGGGGCTGAGCCATGAGGGCTGGCTTCTCCTGGGTCTCAAGAGCCAGATGATTGACACTTACAACCACCTTGACAACTGGAACCCGAGGGATCCATCGCCGTGCGCATGGAGGGGTGTCAACTGCTCCTCGTCCTCATCGTCGAGGCTAGCAGTGGtgtctctcaacgtcagcaacatGAACCTGTCGGGCACCGTCGGCCCCGGCATTGGCGGTCTTACTGAGCTCACTAGCCTTGATCTGTCCTTCAATGAGTTCTCTGGAACCATCCCTCCGGATATTGGGAATTGCTCAAAACTGGTGTTGCTCAACTTGAATAACAACAATTTTGACGGTACAATCCCCCCTGAGCTCGGGAAACTGGTCATGCTGACCGGATGCAATCTGTGCAATAACAGGCTCCATGGTCCAATACCTGATGAGATTGGTAACATGTCATCACTTCAAGACTTGGTGGGGTACAGTAACAACCTCTCCGGTTCTATACCACATTCCATCGGCAAGCTCAAGAACCTGAAGACCATTCGGCTTGGACAGAATCTTATATCTGGCAGCATTCCTGCCGAGATAGGTGAATGCCGTAACCTGACCGTGTTTGGTCTTGCACAGAACAAGTTAGAAGGGCCTTTGCCAAAAGAGATTGGGAGACTGGGTCTTATGACAGACCTAATCCTGTGGGGAAATCAGCTTTCTGGCCCCATTCCTTCAGAGATCGGAAATTGCACAAATCTCAGGACAGTTGCCCTTTATGATAATGATCTGGTTGGTCCTATACCTGCAACAATTGGGAACATTACTTATCTTGAGAAGCTATATCTTTACAGGAATTCCATAAATGGTACCATTCCATCTGAAATTGGGAAGCTTTCTTTTGCAGAAGAGGTTGATTTTTCTGAGAATTTCTTAACTGGAGGGATACCAAAGGAATTTGGCAACATACCAGGGCTGTATCTACTCTACCTCTTCCAGAATCAGCTTACCGGCTTTATTCCTAGTGAGTTGTGTGGATTGAGGAACTTGAGCAAGCTTGATCTTTCGATCAATTCACTCACCGGCCCAATTCCAGCCGGATTTCAGTACATGACCAAGCTAATCCAGTTGCAACTCTTCAACAATATGCTATCAGGGGACATACCTCCAAGGTTTGGCATTTACAGTCGACTCTGGGTGGTGGATTTCTCAAATAACAACATTACAGGGCAGATACCTCGAGATCTTTGTAGGCAGTCAAACCTTATTTTGTTGAATCTGGGGTCTAACAAGTTGACTGGAAACATACCTCACAGAATCACCAGCTGTAAATCCTTGGTGCAGCTTCGTCTCAGTGACAACAGTCTGACAGGAAGCTTCTCCACTGATCTCTGCAATCTGGTGAATTTGACAACAATTGAGCTGGCTCGAAACAAGTTCAATGGCCCCATTCCTCCTCAGATAGGGAATTGCAACACTCTGCAGAGGCTTAACCTTGCAAATAATTATTTCACATCTGAGTTGCCTCGAGAAATAGGGAACTTGTCAAAGCTTGTGGTCTTCAATATCTCGTCTAACAGGCTAGGAGGAAGCATACCGCTGGAGATCTTCAATTGTACAACGTTGCAACGTCTTGATCTCAGCCAGAATAGCTTTGAAGGTTCATTGCCAAATGAAGTTGGTAGACTGCCTCAGCTGGAGCTTCTCTCGTTTGCTGATAATAGGCTATCTGGACAGATGCCACCTATTCTTGGTAAACTTTCACATTTGACAGCACTGCAGATTGGTGGCAATCGATTCTCCGGTGGAATACCAAAGGAGCTGGGCCTGCTGTCAAGCTTGCAGATTGCCATGAATTTGAGCTATAATAATCTCTCAGGGAATATACCATCAGAGCTTGGCAGTCTTGCATTACTGGAAAGTTTGTTTCTCAATAATAACAACCTGACAGGTGAAATCCCAGATACATTTGTAAACCTGTCAAGTTTGCTTCAGCTCAATGTCTCGTACAATAATCTCACAGGTACTCTCCCCCCTGTGCCGCTTTTTGACAACATGGTTGTCACCAGCTTTATTGGAAACAGAGGACTCTGTGGTGGACAACTTGGCAAGTGTGGATCTGAGTCACCCGCCTCTTCCCAGTTATCCGACTCGGTCAGTCGCCCTATGGGCAAGATCATAGCAATTATTGCCGCCATTATTGGAGGAGTTTCACTTATTCTTATTGCCATACTTTTGCACCACATGAGGAAACCATTAGAAACAGTAGCCCCTTTGCAAGACAAGCAAATTCTATCTGCTGGGTCTAACATTCCTGTTTCTGCGAAGGATGCGTATACATTTCAGGAACTGGTCTCTGCTACAAATAATTTTGATGATAGTTGTGTGATTGGACGGGGTGCTTGTGGAACTGTGTACAAAGCCGTCCTGAAGCCTGGGCAGATAATTGCGGTAAAGAAGTTGGCTTCTAACAGGGAAGGAAGCAACACAGACAACAGCTTCCGTGCAGAGATCATGACTCTTGGAAAGATAAGACATCGTAACATTGTGAAGCTGTACGGTTTCATCTATCACCAGGGTGCAAACCTTTTGTTGTATGAGTACATGCCAAGAGGCAGCCTTGGAGAGCTACTTCACGGGCAATCTTCTTCTTCCCTTGATTGGGAGATACGCTTCACGATAGCCCTTGGGGCAGCTGAAGGGCTTTCATACTTGCATCATGATTGCAAGCCTCGAATCATCCACAGAGATATCAAGTCAAATAACATTTTACTtgatgagaactttgaagctcatgttggtgacttTGGGTTGGCCAAGGTGATTGACATGCCAATCTCAAAGTCGATGTCTGCAATTGCTGGTTCATATGGCTATATTGCACCAG AATATGCCTACACCATGAAGGTAACCGAGAAATCCGACATATACAGCTATGGTGTCGTGCTGTTGGAGCTGCTAACAGGCCGTGCGCCTGTGCAGCCGATAGAGCTGGGAGGTGATCTGGTAACATGGGCCAAAAATTACATCAGGGACAATTCTCTGGGTCCAGGGATCTTCGATAGCAATCTCGATTTGGAAGATAAAGCCGTCGTCGATCATATGATCGAGGTCCTGAAAATTGCTCTGCTATGTAGTAACCTGTCGCCGTACGAGAGACCGCCGATGCGGCATGTTGTAGTTATGTTAAGCGAGTCGAAAGACAGGGCCCGGGCGAGCTCGGCGTCGTCGCCTGCTTCTGATCGTTCTTCGAAGAAGGATAGCTC TTCCTCGGTGCAAAATTTATCTCAACTTTCTGAACTTATGAATGTGCTTTGGCCGTTAGGTCCAGGCCTCCAGGGTCACTCTACTCGGTCGAACAAGCCACCCCCGTCAGACCAGAGAC CTACCATGGCAGCAGAGGACGCAGGGAGCCAGCACCCGCACGTCGTCCTCTTCCCCTTCCTCGCGCGCGGCCACATCCCCGCCTTCCTCcgcctcgccggcctcctccacGAGCTGCGCCCGGGCATCACCGTCACCCTGGTCTCCACGGCGCGCATTCTGGCTTCGCTCTCCCTCCCGCCCACCCACCCTCCTATCCGCCTCCACGCGCTCCCGTTCGCGCCCGCGGACCACGGCCTGCCGCCCGGCGCCGACTCCCTCGCCGACCTCCACGTCCACCAGTTCATCGCCTTCTTCCAGGCGTCCGAGTCCCTCCGCCCCGCCTTCGAAGGGTTCGTCTCCGGCATCCGGTCCCCGGTCTGCATCGTCGCCGACGCCTTCTTCGGCTGGACGGCGGACGTCGCGCGCGCGCACCGCGCGTTCCACGCGACCTTCCTCACCGGCGGCGCCTTCGGCTTCGCCGTCTTCTTCTCCGTGTGGGAGCACCTGCCGCACACGCGCGCCGCCGGCGACGAGTTCCCTCTTCCCGATTTCCCGAGCGTCGTTCTCCACCGCACGCAGATCCCGCGGTACATCCTCGCGGCGACCggggccgatccctggtcggccttCTTCCGGCGGGTCATCTCGTTTTGCCGCAAGACTGATGCGGTCCTCGTCAACACCGTCCAAGAGCTCGAGTCCTCCGGCCTAGACATGCTCAGGAGAACCTTCGGCGTCCAACCATGGGCGGTCGGGCCGATTCTCGCTGCGCCGACGACTCCGTCGGCCTCGCATGACGATGCCGGCATCTTCCGGTGGCTGGACGCGCACCCGCCGCGCTCGGTCCTGTACATATCCTTCGGGTCGCAGAACAGCATCAACGCCGATCAGATGACGGAGCTGGCACGGGGCCTGGAGGCCAGCGGGCGGCCGTTCCTCTGGGTCCTCCGGCCACCGCTGGGTCTCGACGCGAAGGACGGCTTCAAGCCGGAGTGGCTCCCGGCCGGCTTCGAGGAGCGAACGGCGGAGGCCAACAGGGGGCTGCTGGTGCGCGGGTGGGCGCCGCAGGTGCGGATCCTGGCGCACCCGTCCACCGGCGCGTTCATGAGCCACTGCGGGTGGAACTCCATCCTGGAGAGCCTGTGCCACGGCGTGCCGGTGATCGGGTGGCCGCTGGGGGCCGAGCAGTTCTTCAACGCGATGGTGGCGGTGGAGTGGGGCGTCTGCGTGGAGGTGGCTCGGGGGAACATGGAGACCTCGGTGGTGGCGATGGCGGCCGTGGCCGACGCCGTGGGGACGGTGATGGGGGAGACGGAGAAGGGCGGCGAGATGAGAAGGAATGCGGGGGTGATCGCACGCGCGATGGTGGCCGCGTGGGAGGGGCCGCGCGGGTCGTCGGCGGTGAGCTTGGAGGGGTTCCTCGGATGCGTTGAGACGTCCGTGCGTTGA